In Anthonomus grandis grandis chromosome 6, icAntGran1.3, whole genome shotgun sequence, one DNA window encodes the following:
- the LOC126737171 gene encoding cytochrome P450 3A19-like isoform X2, with translation MMYETIVEKSAGLNNMIQKYSSKNEPIDIKEILDRFTIEIVASAGFGIDCNAMEDPNSEFVMHGKNMNQSPAKPKSLYMMFLRTLGHRRVRTNLHVSENFFKNMVEENINYREKNRIYRKDFIHMMIQLKNKGKVTDDKDVFTKLNDLSRTFDIEEITAQVLLFYNAGYETSATTLTFAIFELTQQPDIQDKVRDEVNRVIEKYDGVLTYEAVTELTYTEQVIEETLRKHTPVAAIPRACIKEYKLPGTETVIEKGTSLFLPVLGLHMDPEYFPDPEKFDPDRFSPENRKLIKEFTYLPFGEGPRMCLGLRFALVKTKFALASLLRNFSFRLNKKTELPLRMAPDRLISGVKGGIWVDVQEVHTQKK, from the exons atgatgtaTGAAACAATCGTGGAAAAATCTGCCGGTCTGAACAACATGATCCAGAAGTATTCCAGTAAAAACGAACCGATCGACATTAAGGAGATTCTGGACAGATTCACCATCGAAATAGTTG CAAGTGCCGGTTTTGGTATCGACTGTAACGCCATGGAGGATCCGAATTCCGAATTCGTGATGCATGGGAAAAACATGAACCAGTCACCGGCGAAACCTAAAAGTCTTTACATGATGTTTTTAAGAACTTTAGGGCATAGAAGGGTACGGACCAATTTACACGTCTccgagaatttttttaagaatatggTAGAAGAGAACATTAATTATAGGgagaaaaatagaatttatag AAAGGACTTTATTCATATGATGATTCAGTTAAAAAACAAAGGCAAAGTGACTGATGATAAGGACGTTTTCACCAAATTAAATGATCTTTCCAGGACTTTTGATATTGAAGAAATCACTGCTCAAGTTCTTCTGTTTTACAATGCCGG ttaTGAAACGTCAGCTACAACGTTGACTTTTGCGATATTCGAGCTGACCCAGCAACCAGACATCCAGGATAAAGTCCGTGATGAGGTCAATAGGGTAATTGAAAAGTATGACGGAGTGTTGACTTATGAGGCTGTAACGGAACTGACGTATACTGAACAAGTGATTGAAG AGACTTTAAGGAAACATACACCAGTAGCGGCGATACCAAGAGCATGCATCAAGGAGTATAAACTCCCTGGCACCGAAACTGTTATAGAAAAGGGAACTTCGCTGTTTCTACCGGTATTGGGACTCCATATGGATCCAGAATATTTTCCTGATCCAGAAAAGTTTGATCCGGACCGGTTTAGTCCGGAAAATAGAAAGCTTATTAAGGAGTTCACTTATTTACCCTTCGGTGAAGGACCTAGAATGTGTTTAG GCTTACGATTTGCCCTGGTCAAAACTAAATTTGCTTTGGCCTCTTTACTAAGAAATTTCAGTTTCAGACTTAATAAGAAAACCGAGCTGCCACTACGAATGGCCCCGGATCGATTGATTTCGGGAGTTAAGGGGGGAATTTGGGTTGATGTCCAAGAAGTTCACACTcagaaaaaatga